The following proteins come from a genomic window of Corynebacterium hansenii:
- a CDS encoding nitronate monooxygenase, whose protein sequence is MFSPRDLPLPLVGAPMAGGPSTPELVAEVARAGGLGMVAAGYLTAEKLGEAIDSAFSLYDGPPSRRPAHGFPDRNGSGGGRIGVNLFVPNPDVSDGWHEYRDRLAADFPSVELPEDPKWSDDDWDAKIALLTGDGAASSSSGRVATVTFTFGLPKRRIVRALNDAGQSVGVTVTSQDEARAALAVGADYLVVQGPGAGGHQSTFAVSEMPAAVGFHAGVSGTAALVRSVRQLTEDYAVMVDGEATTVPIVATGGVGGRHDVRVLIEAGADAVQVGTLLLTAGEAGTKEPHRNALLAHDRDTVLTRCFSGRYARALENDFTLEYSDIAPAAYPHVHFLTSPIRAAATAAGDPEGLNLWAGVGHRSCRAASAAEILAELTP, encoded by the coding sequence ATGTTCAGTCCCCGCGACCTCCCGCTCCCCCTCGTCGGCGCCCCGATGGCCGGCGGCCCGTCGACGCCCGAACTCGTCGCCGAGGTCGCGCGCGCCGGAGGCCTGGGCATGGTCGCGGCGGGTTACCTGACGGCCGAAAAGCTCGGCGAGGCCATCGATTCCGCTTTCTCGCTTTACGACGGCCCGCCGTCCCGACGTCCCGCCCACGGGTTCCCCGACCGCAATGGGTCGGGCGGCGGGCGCATCGGCGTGAACCTGTTCGTGCCGAACCCGGACGTGTCCGACGGGTGGCACGAGTACCGCGATCGCCTCGCCGCCGACTTCCCCTCCGTGGAGCTCCCCGAGGACCCGAAGTGGTCCGACGACGACTGGGACGCGAAGATCGCGCTGCTGACCGGCGACGGCGCGGCGTCGTCGTCGAGCGGCCGGGTGGCCACCGTCACCTTCACCTTCGGGCTGCCCAAGCGGCGGATCGTGCGCGCCCTCAACGACGCCGGACAGTCCGTCGGCGTGACCGTGACCAGTCAGGACGAAGCGCGGGCGGCGCTGGCCGTCGGCGCCGACTACCTGGTCGTCCAGGGCCCCGGCGCGGGCGGCCACCAGTCGACGTTCGCGGTGTCCGAGATGCCCGCGGCGGTGGGCTTCCACGCCGGTGTGTCCGGGACCGCGGCGCTGGTGCGGTCGGTGCGCCAGCTGACCGAGGACTACGCCGTGATGGTCGACGGCGAGGCGACGACCGTGCCCATCGTCGCCACCGGCGGCGTCGGCGGGCGCCACGACGTTCGGGTGCTCATCGAAGCCGGCGCCGACGCCGTGCAGGTGGGCACGCTGCTGCTCACGGCCGGCGAGGCGGGGACGAAGGAACCGCACCGCAACGCGCTGCTGGCCCACGACCGTGACACGGTGCTGACCAGGTGCTTCTCGGGCCGCTACGCCCGGGCGCTGGAAAACGACTTCACGCTGGAGTATTCGGACATCGCGCCGGCGGCGTACCCGCACGTGCATTTCCTGACGTCCCCGATCCGCGCCGCCGCCACCGCCGCCGGGGATCCCGAGGGCCTGAACCTGTGGGCGGGCGTCGGGCACCGGTCGTGCCGTGCGGCATCCGCCGCGGAGATTCTGGCCGAACTGACACCGTAG
- a CDS encoding Mrp/NBP35 family ATP-binding protein, translating to MSTITEAQVRTALSTVEDPEVRRPITEIGMVKSIAISESNDVAVEVYLTIAACPMKNTIVERTEDAVKGIEGVGAVTVTTDVMNDEQRREFRNAVRGSSAEPVIPFAQPESRTRVYAVASGKGGVGKSSVTVNLAAALAAKGLAVGVLDADVYGHSVPHMMGSEDKPHQVDDMIMPPQAHGVSLISIGHFVDDNAPVVWRGPMLHRAIQQFLADVFWGDLDVLLFDLPPGTGDIAISVAQLVPNAELLIVTTPQMAAAEVAERAGTISLQTRQRIAGVIENMSWMEMPDGSKMEVFGSGGGETVAKRLTQLTGAQVPLLGQVPLDTRLREGGDEGTPIVLSEPESGAGKALNDIAGKLFTRRESLAGKSLGLGVTPK from the coding sequence ATGTCCACGATTACTGAAGCCCAGGTCCGCACCGCCCTGTCCACGGTCGAGGATCCCGAGGTCCGTCGCCCGATCACCGAGATCGGCATGGTCAAGTCCATCGCCATTTCGGAGTCGAACGACGTCGCCGTCGAGGTGTACCTCACCATCGCCGCGTGCCCGATGAAGAACACCATCGTCGAGCGCACCGAGGATGCCGTCAAGGGCATCGAGGGCGTCGGCGCCGTCACCGTCACCACCGACGTGATGAACGACGAACAGCGCCGTGAATTCCGCAACGCCGTCCGCGGCTCGTCCGCCGAGCCGGTGATCCCCTTCGCCCAGCCGGAATCCCGCACCCGCGTGTACGCGGTGGCGTCGGGCAAGGGCGGCGTCGGCAAGTCGTCGGTGACGGTGAACCTCGCCGCCGCGCTGGCCGCCAAGGGTCTGGCCGTCGGCGTGCTCGACGCCGACGTCTACGGCCACTCCGTGCCCCACATGATGGGCTCCGAGGACAAGCCGCACCAAGTCGACGACATGATCATGCCGCCGCAGGCGCACGGCGTGTCGCTGATCTCGATCGGCCACTTCGTCGACGACAACGCCCCCGTCGTGTGGCGCGGCCCGATGCTGCACCGCGCGATCCAGCAGTTCCTCGCCGACGTCTTCTGGGGCGACCTGGACGTGCTGCTGTTCGACCTGCCCCCGGGGACCGGCGACATCGCCATCTCGGTCGCGCAGCTGGTGCCCAACGCCGAACTGCTGATCGTGACCACCCCGCAGATGGCGGCGGCCGAGGTCGCCGAGCGCGCCGGCACCATCTCGCTGCAGACGCGCCAGCGCATCGCCGGCGTCATCGAGAACATGAGCTGGATGGAAATGCCCGACGGCTCGAAGATGGAGGTCTTCGGCTCGGGCGGCGGCGAGACCGTCGCCAAGCGCCTGACGCAGCTGACCGGCGCGCAGGTGCCGCTGCTGGGCCAGGTGCCGCTGGACACCCGCCTGCGCGAGGGCGGCGACGAGGGCACCCCGATCGTGCTGTCCGAGCCGGAGTCCGGCGCGGGCAAGGCGCTCAATGACATCGCCGGCAAGCTGTTCACGCGCCGCGAGTCGCTGGCCGGCAAGTCGCTGGGCCTGGGCGTCACGCCGAAGTAG
- a CDS encoding DUF1003 domain-containing protein, producing the protein MAKDNHHGGVNLSKERLVLDTPVVDRRKKYVDFDGDRVGEVAESVARFLGTGKYLAFQTIIVIAWIALNIGGMWWNWDPYPFILLNLAFSTQAAYAAPLILLAQNRQEDRDRASIAEDRRRAAETKADTEFLAREIAGVRAVVGEAVTRDYLRRELDDLTGVLERIEARLYEEDRHPGGHPDDRHPGSPDDHRDR; encoded by the coding sequence ATGGCGAAGGACAACCACCACGGCGGCGTGAACCTGTCCAAGGAACGCCTGGTCCTGGACACGCCCGTCGTCGACCGGCGGAAGAAATACGTCGACTTCGACGGCGACCGCGTCGGCGAAGTCGCCGAGAGCGTCGCGCGGTTCCTGGGCACCGGCAAGTACCTGGCGTTCCAGACGATCATCGTCATCGCGTGGATCGCCCTCAACATCGGCGGCATGTGGTGGAACTGGGACCCCTACCCGTTCATCCTGCTCAACCTGGCGTTTTCCACGCAGGCCGCGTACGCCGCGCCGCTGATCCTGCTGGCCCAGAACCGGCAGGAGGACCGTGACCGAGCGTCCATCGCCGAAGACCGCCGCCGCGCCGCCGAAACGAAGGCCGACACCGAATTCCTCGCCCGCGAAATCGCCGGCGTCCGCGCCGTCGTCGGCGAAGCCGTCACCCGCGACTACCTCCGCCGCGAACTCGACGACCTCACGGGCGTCCTCGAACGCATCGAGGCCCGCCTGTACGAGGAGGACCGCCACCCCGGCGGGCACCCGGATGATCGGCACCCCGGCTCCCCCGACGACCACCGCGACCGATAG
- a CDS encoding magnesium transporter MgtE N-terminal domain-containing protein, translated as MTSIDRVYAGRLSGMIVRNPDGDAIGRARDVVVRLRPSGAPSQALGLVLQLTDKRRVFVPMGRITAIEPNEILLNSGLVSLRQFKVRPGESTVLGDLVGAKVQIDDPDLEHLHGVPQELTDVEMERSRTRDWVLTRVAVLGPKRGLRGRRDVAVAPWNHVHGLGAGAEPSDHDAELIAEFHEMRPADIAAAMAEMAADRRRRIAEALDDELLADIIQELPDDDQTEVLEDLTIERAADILEEMDPDDAADLLGELDENRADVLLELMDPEESQALRRLMVFEPDTVGGLMTSDPLILQPTTTVAEALARARDPELPTSLASMVFVVRPPTATPTGRYLGCVHLQKLLREPPSTQIGGILDPDLPPLYAEDDDETAARYFATYNLVCGPVIDDEGHLLGALSVDDLLDHMLPEDWREDGIRPDENSGAGAAASQSSGAGTTSAGATGAATTATAKKEA; from the coding sequence ATGACTTCCATCGACCGCGTGTACGCGGGCCGTCTGTCGGGGATGATCGTGCGCAACCCGGATGGCGACGCCATCGGCCGGGCCCGCGACGTGGTCGTGCGGCTGCGGCCCTCCGGTGCGCCGTCGCAGGCGTTGGGGCTGGTTCTGCAGCTGACCGACAAGCGGCGGGTGTTCGTGCCCATGGGGCGCATCACCGCGATCGAGCCGAACGAGATCCTGCTCAACTCCGGGCTCGTGTCGCTGCGCCAGTTCAAGGTGCGGCCCGGCGAATCGACCGTGCTCGGCGACCTGGTCGGCGCGAAAGTGCAGATCGACGACCCCGACCTTGAACACCTCCACGGCGTGCCGCAGGAGCTGACGGACGTGGAGATGGAGCGGTCGCGCACGCGGGACTGGGTGCTCACGCGCGTGGCGGTGCTGGGGCCGAAACGGGGCCTGCGCGGGCGTCGCGACGTCGCGGTCGCGCCGTGGAACCACGTGCACGGTCTCGGCGCCGGTGCCGAACCCAGCGACCACGACGCCGAGCTGATCGCGGAATTCCACGAGATGCGGCCCGCCGACATCGCCGCGGCCATGGCCGAAATGGCCGCCGACCGCCGGCGCCGCATCGCCGAGGCCCTCGACGATGAACTGCTGGCCGACATCATCCAGGAGCTTCCCGACGACGACCAGACGGAAGTCCTGGAGGACCTGACCATCGAGCGCGCCGCGGACATCCTCGAGGAGATGGACCCCGACGATGCCGCCGACCTGCTCGGCGAGCTCGACGAGAACCGCGCCGACGTGCTGCTGGAACTGATGGATCCCGAGGAATCGCAGGCTCTGCGCCGTCTGATGGTCTTCGAGCCCGACACCGTCGGCGGCCTGATGACCTCCGACCCCCTGATCCTGCAGCCGACGACGACCGTGGCGGAGGCGCTGGCGCGGGCCCGCGACCCGGAGCTGCCGACGTCGCTGGCGTCGATGGTGTTCGTGGTGCGCCCACCGACGGCCACCCCCACCGGCCGCTACCTCGGCTGCGTGCACCTGCAGAAACTGCTGCGCGAACCGCCGTCGACCCAGATCGGCGGCATCCTCGATCCCGACCTGCCGCCGCTGTACGCGGAGGACGACGACGAAACGGCGGCGCGGTACTTCGCCACGTACAACCTCGTGTGCGGTCCCGTCATCGACGACGAAGGGCACCTGCTCGGCGCCCTCAGCGTCGACGACCTGCTCGACCACATGCTGCCCGAGGACTGGCGCGAGGACGGCATCCGCCCGGACGAGAATTCCGGGGCGGGGGCGGCGGCGTCGCAAAGCAGCGGCGCTGGGACGACCAGCGCCGGGGCAACCGGGGCCGCGACGACGGCCACCGCGAAGAAGGAGGCGTAA
- a CDS encoding general stress protein, producing the protein MTTPTRPAVRPTGTKGAPAPLNGENGREPTAGRSQRSSTAMAEGRTYGKPTATPPEGWPIGTFTTYAEAQAAVDELSDRDEFPVSDLTIVGVDLMQVERVVGRLTWGKVLGGGALYGVWMGLFFGLLLGLFQDNWISPLITGVVVGAVFGVILAAVPYAMQNGKRDFASTTEIVARRYDVLCNPRNAEKARDLLAQRRLR; encoded by the coding sequence TTGACGACGCCCACGCGGCCCGCCGTCCGCCCGACTGGAACAAAAGGGGCGCCGGCGCCGTTGAACGGGGAGAATGGGCGGGAACCGACCGCCGGACGATCACAGAGGAGCAGCACCGCCATGGCCGAGGGACGCACCTACGGTAAACCCACCGCGACGCCGCCGGAGGGGTGGCCGATCGGGACGTTCACCACGTACGCCGAGGCCCAGGCCGCCGTCGACGAGCTGTCCGACCGCGACGAATTCCCGGTGTCCGACCTGACCATCGTCGGCGTCGACCTGATGCAGGTCGAGCGCGTGGTGGGCCGCCTGACGTGGGGCAAGGTGCTCGGCGGCGGTGCGCTGTACGGCGTGTGGATGGGCCTGTTCTTCGGCCTGCTGCTCGGCCTGTTCCAGGACAATTGGATCAGCCCGCTGATCACCGGCGTCGTCGTCGGCGCGGTCTTCGGCGTCATCCTCGCCGCCGTGCCGTACGCCATGCAGAACGGCAAGCGCGATTTCGCGTCGACCACGGAGATCGTCGCCCGGCGCTACGACGTACTGTGCAACCCCCGCAACGCCGAAAAGGCCCGCGACCTGCTGGCGCAGCGCCGCCTGAGGTAG
- a CDS encoding magnesium and cobalt transport protein CorA, translating to MPSSPRQLPRTNRRKAFRPTSDAMRDCGVYVDGHRLPGEYDHRSALEEVRNRGEGFVWLSLSRPDEVQMDAIAEEYGLHELTVEDALTPRQRPKVEIHDDHMVFVLRSVHYSPEGTAEDENEKISTGQLLMVLGRNYIITIRMGMNREKLSILGERVSKDPEMIQPGPAGVLWAITDLLVDDYLRTIQQLEDLVEDMEDEVFEPGYITEIEDIYILKREILEMRHAIDPLTTALRTLMGMRGQLMPKAVRRYLSDVLDHQLVAADMAQGFDERLSALIDAAAVKIQLQQNTDMRTISAYAAILAVPTALAGIYGMNFDNMPELHWKYGYFAVLAIMGAVVAFLVWLLRRNKWL from the coding sequence GTGCCCTCGTCCCCCCGACAGCTCCCGCGGACGAATCGTCGCAAAGCCTTCCGGCCCACCTCGGACGCGATGCGGGACTGCGGGGTCTACGTCGACGGCCACCGCCTGCCCGGCGAATACGACCACCGCAGCGCGCTGGAGGAGGTCCGCAACCGCGGCGAGGGTTTCGTGTGGCTGTCTCTGTCGCGCCCCGACGAGGTCCAGATGGACGCCATCGCGGAGGAATACGGGCTCCACGAGCTGACCGTCGAAGACGCCCTGACGCCGCGCCAGCGCCCGAAGGTCGAGATCCACGACGACCACATGGTGTTCGTCCTGCGCTCCGTCCACTACAGCCCGGAGGGCACGGCGGAGGACGAGAACGAGAAGATCAGCACCGGCCAGCTGCTGATGGTGCTGGGGCGCAACTACATCATCACCATCCGCATGGGCATGAACCGCGAGAAGCTGAGCATCCTCGGCGAGCGGGTGTCCAAGGATCCCGAGATGATCCAGCCCGGCCCCGCCGGCGTGCTGTGGGCGATCACCGACCTCCTGGTCGACGACTACCTGCGCACCATCCAGCAGCTGGAGGATCTGGTCGAGGACATGGAGGACGAGGTCTTCGAACCGGGGTACATCACGGAAATCGAGGACATCTACATTCTCAAGCGCGAGATTCTGGAGATGCGCCACGCCATCGACCCGCTGACCACGGCGCTGCGCACGCTGATGGGCATGCGCGGCCAGCTGATGCCGAAGGCCGTGCGCCGCTACCTCTCCGACGTCCTGGACCACCAGCTCGTCGCCGCCGACATGGCGCAGGGTTTCGACGAGCGGCTGTCCGCCCTGATCGACGCCGCGGCCGTGAAGATCCAGCTGCAGCAGAACACCGACATGCGCACCATCTCCGCCTACGCCGCCATCCTGGCGGTGCCCACGGCGCTGGCCGGCATCTACGGCATGAACTTCGACAACATGCCCGAGCTGCACTGGAAGTACGGGTACTTCGCGGTGCTGGCCATCATGGGCGCCGTGGTGGCGTTCCTGGTGTGGCTGCTGCGCCGCAACAAGTGGCTGTGA
- a CDS encoding ArsR/SmtB family transcription factor, translating to MNSYPRAVDEPAEDVVKDDPAYCEESGHATSLEPDSPYIDVAVEVFSMLADMTRVKIILALRDSELPVGELAVRVGKTPTSVSQHLAKLRMARMVHARQEGTRVFYSLVDEHAATLVVQAIYQAEHAIEGDPHPPRRWR from the coding sequence ATGAACAGCTACCCGCGTGCAGTCGACGAGCCGGCTGAAGACGTCGTCAAGGACGATCCCGCATATTGCGAGGAGTCGGGGCACGCGACGTCGCTGGAGCCGGACTCGCCGTACATCGACGTGGCGGTCGAGGTGTTCTCGATGCTGGCGGACATGACGCGCGTGAAGATCATCCTCGCGCTGCGCGACTCCGAGCTGCCCGTCGGCGAGCTGGCCGTGCGCGTGGGCAAGACGCCGACGAGCGTGTCGCAGCACCTGGCGAAGCTGCGGATGGCGCGGATGGTGCACGCGCGGCAGGAGGGGACGCGGGTGTTCTACTCGCTCGTCGACGAGCACGCCGCGACGCTGGTCGTGCAGGCGATCTACCAGGCCGAGCATGCGATCGAGGGGGATCCGCACCCGCCGCGCAGGTGGCGGTAG
- a CDS encoding cation diffusion facilitator family transporter, with product MNAGMQGMGDAGRRSHGRGHGHDHDRDHSHEHGHSHSHEHGHSHPHDHDHSHGGVLHALKHFFVPHSHDVGDRIDDALEASEAGIRATKIGLIGLGVTAALQMIIFAFSGSVALLADTIHNVADASTSLPLWLAFIVGKRLPTKRFSFGYGRAEDLAGLFVVLVIAVSVVVAGVTSVRRLIDPQPIDHVGWVLAAGIVGAIGNEVVAAYRIRIGRRIGSAALVADGVHARTDGLTSLAVVVGAVGVLAGFPLADPIVGLLITAMIAVLLVGTARDIGGRLLDGVDPSLYDATVHAIADHVDAARIAHPPRLRWSGHRLLVDVSVAVDPEMPMAAATAMRADIIASVRAHVPRASDVRVEFLPAGQCTRGAAGV from the coding sequence ATGAATGCAGGTATGCAGGGAATGGGAGATGCGGGGCGGCGCTCGCATGGTCGCGGCCATGGACATGACCACGATCGCGACCATTCCCACGAGCACGGCCATTCCCACTCGCACGAGCACGGTCACTCCCACCCGCACGACCACGACCATTCCCACGGCGGCGTCCTGCATGCGCTGAAGCACTTCTTCGTTCCGCACAGCCACGACGTGGGCGACCGCATCGACGACGCCCTCGAGGCCTCCGAAGCCGGCATTCGCGCGACGAAGATCGGTCTGATCGGCCTCGGCGTGACGGCGGCGCTGCAGATGATCATCTTCGCGTTCTCGGGTTCCGTCGCGCTGCTGGCGGACACGATCCACAACGTCGCCGACGCCTCGACGTCGTTGCCGCTGTGGTTGGCGTTCATCGTCGGCAAGCGTCTGCCCACCAAGCGGTTCTCCTTCGGCTACGGCCGGGCCGAGGACCTCGCGGGGCTGTTCGTGGTGCTGGTCATCGCTGTGTCGGTGGTCGTGGCGGGGGTGACGTCGGTGCGGCGGCTGATCGATCCGCAGCCGATCGACCACGTCGGGTGGGTGCTCGCCGCGGGCATCGTCGGCGCGATCGGCAATGAGGTCGTCGCGGCGTACCGCATCCGCATCGGCCGCCGCATCGGGTCGGCGGCGCTCGTCGCCGATGGCGTCCACGCCCGCACGGATGGGCTGACGTCGCTGGCGGTCGTCGTCGGCGCGGTCGGCGTGCTCGCGGGCTTCCCGCTCGCGGACCCCATCGTCGGCCTCCTGATCACCGCCATGATCGCCGTCCTGCTGGTGGGCACCGCGCGCGACATCGGCGGCCGGCTGCTCGATGGCGTGGATCCTTCGCTTTACGACGCCACCGTCCACGCCATCGCCGACCACGTCGATGCCGCGCGGATCGCCCATCCGCCGAGGCTGCGCTGGTCGGGGCATCGGCTGTTGGTGGACGTCAGCGTGGCCGTGGACCCCGAGATGCCGATGGCCGCCGCCACCGCCATGCGCGCGGACATCATCGCATCGGTCCGCGCCCATGTGCCCCGGGCGAGCGATGTTCGGGTGGAGTTCCTGCCCGCCGGGCAGTGCACCCGGGGCGCCGCCGGCGTCTGA